In Flavobacterium sp. WV_118_3, one DNA window encodes the following:
- a CDS encoding glycosyltransferase produces the protein MKHCRSQEEILADWSGQDIHKPLVSILCDTFKHEAYLSDALEGFLSQKTNFPFEIIVHEDASPDGTPAILKEFESRYPLLIKPIYQTENQYSNPDVDIWGDITFPKAKGKYIALCEGDDYWIDPYKLQKQVDFLEANPDYVITWTDFLNRKGEELIPSDFKETLPEVYTIDFDTIFRPYCTYTLTCVFLKSAVKPQDYKSFRYSKDNTLYGLALCNGKGAFLNFQGGVYRWHMGGIFSLKPAFFQRYSSYLNVKEIYDRLPQSHTPNMREVIQSLLKDSAFEALKQYKDKEAYAKEPHLAVQLFLKQASFGMRIKFWRRHIKMNYFGIKYN, from the coding sequence ATGAAGCATTGCAGAAGTCAGGAAGAAATACTGGCCGATTGGAGCGGACAGGATATTCACAAGCCCTTAGTCAGTATTTTATGTGATACCTTTAAGCATGAAGCGTATTTAAGCGATGCGCTGGAAGGATTTTTAAGTCAGAAAACCAATTTTCCGTTTGAAATTATTGTGCATGAAGATGCTTCTCCAGATGGAACGCCGGCAATATTAAAAGAATTTGAAAGCCGTTATCCATTACTGATCAAACCAATTTATCAAACCGAAAACCAATATTCCAATCCCGATGTGGATATTTGGGGCGATATTACTTTTCCAAAAGCGAAAGGAAAATACATAGCGCTCTGTGAAGGAGACGATTATTGGATTGATCCGTATAAACTGCAAAAACAAGTCGATTTTCTGGAAGCCAATCCGGATTATGTCATCACCTGGACGGACTTTTTAAATAGAAAAGGAGAGGAATTGATTCCAAGCGATTTTAAAGAAACCTTACCGGAAGTGTACACCATCGATTTTGATACAATTTTCCGACCGTATTGTACTTATACACTCACATGTGTCTTTTTAAAGTCGGCTGTAAAACCACAGGATTATAAAAGCTTCCGCTACTCCAAAGATAATACCCTATATGGTTTGGCACTTTGTAATGGAAAAGGTGCTTTTCTGAACTTCCAGGGCGGGGTGTACCGTTGGCATATGGGCGGGATTTTTTCGTTAAAGCCGGCTTTTTTTCAACGTTATTCGTCTTATCTGAACGTAAAAGAAATTTACGACAGATTGCCGCAGTCGCACACTCCAAACATGCGCGAAGTAATCCAGTCGTTGCTAAAAGATTCGGCTTTCGAAGCGTTAAAACAGTATAAAGACAAGGAAGCCTATGCAAAAGAACCCCATCTGGCGGTACAGCTGTTTTTAAAACAGGCTTCGTTTGGAATGCGAATAAAATTCTGGCGACGTCATATCAAAATGAACTATTTCGGTATAAAATACAACTAA
- a CDS encoding DUF4856 domain-containing protein yields the protein MRFRKITAAVLIASAFTVSCSNDSNDTPQQTIAIQVHANPAQALTRVKMLVEFDAYSKDKTLYPLTKAKIKGMFTNSGNPFSEAALNTSGVSLKEKTAENAKPEFDLFFTEMGDVAATYQIPAAKGVKGSYTTATSTRLFNEKGLEINQAIIKGLMGAVLLDQTLNYCLNPAVLNAAANTEEAQQLWEEGYNYIFGYKGPDNNKKYFWESYLNTVNGNANFSGITQSVTAAFEKGKATIIAGNKIERDKQINIIREKLSKVGAIRAVYYMNKAKGKLSGTTTITGDLAAAFHGLSEAYGFISGLAYTHNPATGQPYLTKARVTELLTSFLGGNDGFWDANYTADQIDLISKTIAAAFGFTVEQAITQGGSH from the coding sequence ATGCGTTTTAGAAAAATTACAGCTGCCGTTTTAATAGCGTCGGCCTTTACGGTATCGTGTTCAAATGATTCCAATGACACGCCACAGCAAACAATTGCAATTCAGGTTCATGCTAATCCGGCTCAGGCCTTAACAAGGGTAAAAATGCTGGTTGAATTTGATGCATATTCTAAGGATAAAACACTTTATCCGTTGACCAAAGCCAAAATTAAAGGAATGTTTACAAATAGCGGAAATCCGTTTTCGGAAGCTGCTTTAAATACTTCCGGCGTTTCCCTAAAGGAAAAAACAGCTGAGAATGCAAAACCGGAGTTTGATCTTTTCTTTACCGAAATGGGAGATGTAGCTGCGACCTATCAGATTCCGGCGGCTAAGGGTGTAAAAGGATCGTATACAACGGCTACTTCTACCAGATTATTTAATGAAAAAGGACTTGAAATCAATCAAGCTATTATCAAAGGACTTATGGGGGCCGTTTTACTCGATCAGACGTTGAATTATTGTTTGAATCCTGCTGTTTTAAATGCTGCGGCTAATACAGAGGAAGCACAACAACTATGGGAGGAAGGGTATAATTACATCTTCGGATACAAAGGACCGGACAATAACAAAAAATATTTCTGGGAAAGTTATTTGAATACCGTCAATGGAAATGCGAATTTTTCAGGGATAACACAGTCGGTTACGGCTGCTTTTGAAAAAGGGAAAGCGACAATTATAGCAGGTAATAAAATAGAACGGGATAAGCAGATAAACATCATAAGAGAAAAACTATCAAAAGTAGGTGCTATCCGTGCGGTTTATTATATGAATAAAGCAAAAGGTAAATTATCAGGTACAACAACAATCACCGGTGATCTTGCGGCCGCCTTTCACGGTTTGTCGGAAGCTTACGGATTTATAAGCGGATTGGCTTATACACACAACCCGGCTACCGGACAGCCTTATCTTACAAAGGCAAGGGTTACGGAATTATTGACTTCATTTTTAGGCGGTAATGATGGATTTTGGGATGCTAACTATACAGCAGATCAAATTGATTTGATTTCTAAGACGATCGCAGCGGCATTTGGATTTACGGTTGAACAAGCCATAACACAAGGGGGAAGCCATTAA
- a CDS encoding glycosyltransferase family 4 protein produces MNILILTREYKSNKLPPCGGTGIFNTLLAKELVKRGHQIYVFGVNKTNIDFDDEGVRVHYTKNLFKRNFLYDLFRSVTQKFPFLMSYHFKIHEKEKRDISRRLFEYIEKNNLNIDMIECHDFEGLSLFLGKKIPYVVRCHGSFSVLEKYFGYKVEAGRKHCEREAFKKAKNVIAISRFSEQVNRELFGVSKFKLIYNGINIQEFRPDSNPSIIPFSIFYIGNVTLEKGADTAFRVFTRLVEKFPLATLHFVGRETPYKATLDKEIQAQHLTDKVIFHGYQSKENIIRLLNSAAVLIFPSKGETLGLALLEAMALAKPVAASNLDPFKELITSGENGYICDTDADFVNRISDILTDTTLAETLSKKARKTVVDHFSVEKMMTETLDYYTTVTQNHN; encoded by the coding sequence ATGAATATCCTAATCCTAACCAGAGAATACAAAAGTAATAAACTCCCACCTTGCGGTGGAACCGGGATTTTTAATACACTACTGGCCAAAGAACTTGTAAAAAGAGGGCATCAGATCTATGTTTTTGGTGTAAACAAAACCAATATCGATTTTGACGACGAAGGTGTTCGTGTGCATTATACCAAAAACCTTTTTAAACGAAATTTTTTGTACGATCTGTTCCGATCCGTTACGCAGAAGTTCCCCTTTTTAATGTCGTATCATTTTAAAATACACGAAAAAGAAAAACGCGATATCAGTCGGCGACTTTTTGAATATATTGAAAAGAACAATCTGAATATCGATATGATCGAATGTCATGATTTTGAGGGCTTGAGTTTATTTTTAGGCAAAAAAATCCCATATGTAGTGCGTTGTCATGGTTCGTTTTCCGTTTTGGAAAAATATTTTGGCTACAAAGTAGAAGCCGGTCGTAAGCATTGCGAGCGCGAAGCGTTTAAAAAAGCCAAAAATGTGATCGCCATTTCTCGTTTTTCCGAACAGGTTAATCGGGAATTGTTTGGTGTTTCCAAATTTAAACTGATTTATAACGGTATCAATATACAGGAATTCCGACCGGATTCTAATCCATCTATAATTCCGTTTTCTATTTTCTATATCGGAAATGTTACCTTAGAAAAAGGAGCCGATACGGCTTTCCGCGTATTCACCCGTTTAGTAGAGAAATTTCCACTGGCTACCCTGCATTTTGTAGGTCGGGAAACACCTTATAAAGCGACTTTAGATAAGGAAATTCAGGCACAGCATTTAACCGACAAGGTGATTTTTCACGGTTATCAGTCTAAAGAGAATATCATTCGTTTACTCAACAGTGCTGCTGTTCTTATTTTTCCGTCCAAAGGAGAAACTTTGGGGCTGGCACTTTTAGAGGCAATGGCCTTGGCCAAACCTGTTGCTGCTTCGAATCTGGATCCTTTTAAAGAATTGATTACATCGGGCGAAAATGGCTATATCTGTGACACCGATGCTGATTTTGTAAACCGTATATCCGATATACTGACCGACACTACTTTGGCTGAAACCCTTTCCAAAAAGGCGCGAAAAACCGTTGTAGATCATTTCAGCGTCGAAAAAATGATGACTGAAACCTTAGATTATTATACGACAGTTACCCAAAACCATAACTAA
- a CDS encoding glycosyltransferase family 2 protein, with amino-acid sequence MSQPILSVIIPVYNAEKYLQETINSILNQSFTDYELIILNDKSTDNSKAIIEKNAAADSRIVFVDKIENIGPARLRNEGFETAKGEFIALMDADDIAMPDRFSKQLQFLKENPEVGVCGTFYTLFKMDGKRKLIALPTEHLAIRTAFLFYDPVGNPTIMLRKAVLNDFRFDDDFVPIEDYELWDRMSAHTLMANISESLLDYRWHDTNISQTKIHNVNRALRNLRLAQLQRDFGITPENTNIEGYLNAFNFKRGLSAQEVIATIDASQQLIAKNRESRIFDQKILEKQMNQIVVRTLRKSKEFNKPLLQYLRNEGKPIFRKVRWFDRILITLKSIF; translated from the coding sequence ATGAGCCAACCTATTTTATCTGTAATTATACCGGTATATAATGCCGAAAAATACCTTCAGGAAACAATTAACAGTATCCTGAACCAATCTTTTACTGATTATGAGTTGATAATTCTCAACGATAAATCGACCGATAACAGTAAAGCCATTATCGAAAAAAATGCGGCTGCCGATTCCCGTATCGTGTTTGTTGACAAAATAGAAAATATAGGACCGGCGCGGTTGCGAAATGAAGGTTTTGAAACGGCAAAAGGGGAATTTATAGCCTTGATGGATGCCGATGACATCGCCATGCCCGATCGTTTTTCCAAACAGCTCCAATTTCTAAAAGAAAATCCGGAAGTAGGTGTTTGCGGAACGTTTTACACCCTTTTTAAAATGGATGGCAAACGAAAACTAATAGCTCTTCCGACAGAGCATCTTGCGATCCGAACAGCTTTTCTTTTTTATGATCCAGTTGGGAATCCTACGATCATGCTTCGTAAGGCTGTTTTAAACGATTTTCGCTTTGATGACGATTTTGTGCCGATCGAAGACTATGAATTGTGGGATCGGATGAGTGCTCACACTCTAATGGCTAATATATCGGAATCGCTTCTTGATTACCGATGGCATGATACGAATATCAGTCAGACCAAAATTCATAATGTAAACCGCGCGCTCCGAAACCTCCGGTTAGCGCAATTACAACGTGATTTTGGTATTACTCCTGAAAACACCAATATTGAGGGCTATCTGAATGCGTTTAATTTTAAACGGGGATTATCGGCTCAGGAGGTCATCGCGACTATTGACGCCTCTCAGCAATTAATCGCCAAAAACCGCGAATCCCGTATTTTTGATCAAAAAATACTCGAAAAACAGATGAACCAGATTGTTGTTCGCACCCTTCGCAAATCGAAAGAGTTTAACAAACCACTGTTACAATACCTTCGAAATGAAGGTAAGCCGATATTCCGAAAGGTACGCTGGTTCGACCGTATTTTGATTACTTTAAAATCGATATTCTAA
- a CDS encoding quinone-dependent dihydroorotate dehydrogenase has product MYKSIIRPILFRFDPEKIHHFTFGSIRFLHKIPGVPALLNAIYEVKDPRLEREVFGLRFKNPVGLAAGLDKDAKLYKELSNLGFGFIEIGTLTPKGQEGNPKKRLFRLKADSALINRMGFNNGGVIEAVERLKKNKGVLIGGNIGKNKLTPNEAATQDYEICFEALYDYVDYFVVNVSSPNTPNLRALQDKEPLTELLQTLQNKNQTKPKQKPILLKIAPDLTDEQLLDIIDIVRDTKIAGVIATNTTISRDGLVSENKKETGGLSGKPLTKRSTEVIRFLSEKSNKAFPIIGVGGIHSAEDAIEKLEAGASLIQLYTGFIYEGPGLIKAINKKILAGK; this is encoded by the coding sequence ATGTACAAATCAATAATCAGACCGATACTGTTCCGTTTTGATCCGGAAAAAATCCATCATTTTACCTTTGGAAGCATCCGTTTTCTTCATAAAATACCGGGTGTTCCGGCATTGTTAAACGCTATTTACGAAGTGAAAGACCCGCGACTGGAACGGGAAGTTTTTGGATTGCGTTTTAAGAATCCGGTAGGACTTGCCGCCGGACTGGATAAGGATGCCAAATTATACAAAGAATTGTCCAATTTAGGCTTTGGTTTTATCGAAATTGGGACACTTACACCTAAAGGTCAGGAGGGAAATCCTAAAAAACGATTGTTCCGTTTAAAAGCCGATAGCGCGTTGATCAACCGTATGGGGTTTAATAACGGTGGCGTTATTGAAGCAGTGGAACGTCTGAAAAAAAATAAAGGTGTACTGATTGGCGGTAATATTGGGAAAAACAAACTGACACCCAATGAAGCCGCGACTCAGGATTATGAAATTTGCTTTGAGGCGTTATACGATTATGTGGATTATTTTGTGGTGAATGTAAGCTCGCCCAATACACCTAATCTAAGAGCCTTACAGGATAAAGAACCACTAACCGAATTGCTACAAACGTTACAAAATAAAAACCAGACCAAACCAAAACAAAAACCGATATTGTTAAAAATCGCTCCGGATTTGACCGATGAGCAATTGCTGGACATTATCGATATTGTACGCGATACGAAGATTGCCGGTGTGATTGCAACCAATACGACCATTTCGCGAGACGGACTGGTTTCCGAAAACAAAAAAGAAACCGGTGGACTTTCCGGAAAACCTTTGACCAAACGTTCGACCGAGGTCATCCGGTTCCTGTCGGAAAAAAGCAATAAAGCGTTTCCGATTATCGGAGTAGGTGGGATTCATTCGGCCGAAGACGCGATCGAAAAACTCGAAGCAGGCGCGAGTCTGATTCAATTGTATACCGGATTTATTTACGAAGGACCGGGTCTGATAAAAGCCATCAATAAAAAAATACTGGCTGGGAAATAA
- a CDS encoding 2,3,4,5-tetrahydropyridine-2,6-dicarboxylate N-succinyltransferase, with translation MNALQPIIEQAWENRALLQEEKTTNAIREVIELLDAGKLRVAEPTTDGWQVNEWVKKAVVMYFPIQKMETLEAGIFEYHDKMPLKRGYAEKGIRVVPNAVARHGAYISSGVILMPSYVNIGAYVDEGTMVDTWATVGSCAQIGKHVHLSGGVGIGGVLEPLQAAPVIIEDGAFIGSRCIVVEGVRVEKEAVLGANVCLTASTKIIDVTGDTPVEMKGIVPARSVVIPGSYTKKFAAGEYQVPCALIIGKRKPSTDLKTSLNDALREYDVAI, from the coding sequence ATGAATGCCTTACAGCCAATAATAGAGCAAGCATGGGAAAACCGTGCCTTATTACAAGAAGAAAAAACGACGAATGCCATTAGAGAAGTGATCGAATTACTGGATGCCGGAAAATTGCGTGTTGCCGAACCAACAACCGACGGATGGCAGGTTAACGAATGGGTAAAAAAGGCCGTAGTTATGTACTTCCCAATCCAGAAAATGGAAACGCTTGAGGCTGGAATTTTCGAATATCACGATAAAATGCCGTTAAAAAGAGGGTATGCCGAAAAAGGCATCCGCGTGGTTCCAAACGCGGTGGCGCGTCACGGAGCCTATATTTCCAGTGGGGTGATCTTAATGCCTAGCTATGTGAATATTGGTGCATATGTAGACGAAGGAACCATGGTCGATACCTGGGCAACAGTGGGTAGTTGTGCCCAAATCGGAAAACACGTACACCTAAGTGGTGGTGTTGGAATCGGTGGTGTATTGGAACCGTTACAGGCGGCTCCGGTAATCATTGAAGACGGTGCTTTTATCGGCTCAAGATGTATCGTGGTAGAAGGTGTTCGCGTTGAAAAAGAAGCCGTACTAGGTGCCAATGTTTGTCTTACCGCCTCTACAAAAATCATCGATGTAACCGGCGATACGCCAGTCGAAATGAAAGGTATTGTTCCGGCGCGTTCGGTGGTGATTCCAGGTAGTTATACCAAAAAATTTGCAGCCGGTGAATACCAGGTGCCATGTGCGCTGATCATCGGAAAACGCAAGCCTTCAACCGATTTAAAAACGTCATTAAACGACGCTTTAAGAGAATACGACGTTGCCATCTAA
- a CDS encoding hydroxymethylglutaryl-CoA lyase, with protein sequence MMEQVKIIECPRDAMQGIKAFIPTEKKVQYIQSLLRVGFDTIDFGSFVSAKAIPQMQDTPEVLAQLDLSQTKSKLLAIIANTIGAENASRYAEIKYLGFPFSISENFQMRNTHKTIAESLVTLQEILDIANATDKEVVAYLSMGFGNPYGDPWSVEIVGEWTERLSNMGVKILSLSDTVGSSTPEVISYLFSNLIPKYPHIEFGAHLHTTPDKWFEKVDAAYKAGCRRFDGAIQGFGGCPMAKDDLTGNMPTEKMLSYFTSQKADTGLSPMSFESAYNEALKVFTVYH encoded by the coding sequence ATGATGGAACAAGTTAAAATCATAGAGTGTCCCCGCGATGCCATGCAAGGTATCAAGGCGTTTATTCCTACAGAAAAGAAAGTACAATATATTCAATCCTTATTGCGAGTAGGATTTGATACGATTGATTTTGGCAGTTTTGTTTCTGCAAAAGCCATTCCGCAAATGCAGGATACGCCGGAAGTATTGGCCCAACTGGATTTGTCGCAAACCAAGAGTAAATTATTGGCTATCATTGCCAATACTATAGGGGCAGAAAATGCGTCCCGTTATGCTGAAATTAAATATCTGGGATTTCCGTTCTCAATATCGGAGAATTTTCAGATGCGAAACACGCATAAAACCATAGCGGAATCCCTTGTGACGTTACAGGAAATTCTGGACATTGCCAATGCTACCGATAAAGAAGTTGTGGCCTATTTGTCGATGGGCTTTGGAAACCCTTACGGCGATCCGTGGAGTGTGGAAATCGTAGGAGAGTGGACCGAAAGATTATCCAATATGGGCGTGAAGATCTTATCGCTTTCCGATACGGTAGGATCATCGACACCGGAAGTGATTTCCTATTTGTTTTCCAACCTGATTCCGAAATACCCGCATATCGAATTCGGAGCACATTTGCATACTACTCCCGATAAATGGTTTGAAAAAGTGGATGCCGCCTATAAAGCCGGTTGTCGTCGTTTTGACGGAGCTATTCAGGGATTTGGCGGTTGTCCGATGGCTAAAGATGATTTAACCGGGAATATGCCAACCGAAAAAATGCTATCGTATTTTACTTCACAAAAAGCCGACACCGGATTAAGTCCGATGAGTTTTGAAAGTGCGTATAACGAAGCACTGAAAGTTTTCACGGTTTATCATTAA
- a CDS encoding glycosyltransferase family 2 protein: MTLQSGSIKISGLIITYNEEKNIREVIECLDFVDEIIVVDSYSTDNTVAIAKTYPNVKVVQNKFVDFTTQRNLALELARYNWVLFLDADERITPPLRAEIIAEVQKPETKDAYYFVRKFYFAGRAIHFSGTQTDKNFRLFKKDKAHYIPEKLVHETLKVDGTIGILQNKLLHYSYDNYAIYKQKMISYGVLKGKELFLKGKKYSVLTQYLKTIFKFIKAFFFRLGILDGKDGFIVSYLQALSVYHTYKSLKVNQKQNI; this comes from the coding sequence ATGACATTGCAATCCGGTTCAATTAAAATCAGCGGACTGATAATCACGTATAACGAAGAAAAAAATATACGGGAGGTCATCGAATGCCTGGACTTTGTAGATGAGATTATCGTCGTGGATTCGTATAGCACTGATAACACTGTGGCCATTGCCAAGACGTATCCGAACGTTAAGGTGGTACAAAATAAATTTGTCGATTTTACCACGCAACGAAATCTGGCACTGGAACTGGCCCGCTATAACTGGGTTCTATTTTTGGACGCCGACGAACGCATTACACCGCCATTGCGTGCCGAAATCATTGCAGAAGTTCAGAAACCGGAAACCAAAGATGCGTATTACTTTGTACGAAAATTTTATTTCGCCGGAAGAGCCATTCATTTCTCCGGTACACAAACGGATAAAAATTTCCGATTGTTTAAAAAAGATAAAGCGCATTATATCCCGGAAAAACTGGTTCACGAAACTCTAAAAGTCGACGGAACTATTGGAATACTTCAAAATAAGTTGCTCCATTATTCCTACGACAATTATGCCATTTATAAACAAAAAATGATTAGCTACGGGGTTTTAAAAGGAAAAGAACTGTTCCTTAAAGGCAAAAAGTACAGCGTTTTGACCCAGTACCTGAAAACCATTTTTAAGTTTATAAAAGCTTTCTTTTTCCGCCTCGGAATACTGGACGGAAAAGACGGATTCATTGTATCCTATTTACAAGCCTTGAGCGTATATCATACGTATAAATCATTAAAAGTGAACCAAAAACAAAATATTTAA
- a CDS encoding glycosyltransferase family 2 protein produces the protein MKVAGFTFIRNAVQNDYSIVEAITSILPICDEFIVAHGNSTDTTLDLIKSIDSPKIKIIETVWDDSVREGGRTFALETNKAFKAISPDVDWAFYIQGDECVHEKYLETIRKEMEASLNDPSIEGLLFNYMHFYGSYDFYAHSRRWYRREIRIVRNLPGMESYKDAQGFRFNGRKLKVKHIPAYIYHYGWVKAPSGLKTKVKNTGRFYNSDDEWIDRTYNEDYEFDYGNAERLLKFKDTHPQVFQGRVNRSNWKFSFDPTKMGRKMNLRRKFLAFIEDLTGKRLFEYRNYVIVKRS, from the coding sequence ATGAAAGTCGCCGGTTTTACCTTTATCCGCAATGCGGTACAAAACGATTACTCTATCGTAGAAGCAATTACGTCAATATTACCGATATGTGATGAATTTATAGTAGCTCATGGAAACTCAACCGACACCACTTTAGATCTTATTAAAAGTATTGATTCCCCGAAAATCAAAATTATTGAGACCGTTTGGGACGATAGCGTACGCGAAGGCGGTCGCACTTTTGCATTGGAAACCAACAAAGCTTTTAAAGCCATTAGTCCGGATGTAGACTGGGCTTTTTATATTCAGGGAGACGAATGTGTCCATGAAAAATATCTGGAAACCATTCGTAAAGAAATGGAAGCCTCACTAAATGATCCATCCATCGAAGGCTTACTATTTAACTATATGCATTTTTACGGATCGTATGATTTTTATGCACATTCCCGCAGATGGTACCGTAGGGAAATCCGTATTGTCCGTAACCTTCCGGGTATGGAGTCGTATAAAGATGCGCAGGGTTTCCGCTTTAACGGTCGCAAACTGAAAGTAAAACACATTCCGGCATATATTTATCATTACGGATGGGTGAAAGCACCAAGTGGCTTAAAAACAAAGGTGAAAAACACCGGTCGTTTTTACAATAGCGACGACGAATGGATCGACCGGACCTATAATGAAGATTATGAATTTGACTACGGTAATGCCGAACGCTTACTGAAGTTTAAAGATACCCATCCTCAGGTTTTCCAGGGCCGGGTGAATCGTAGCAACTGGAAATTCTCTTTCGATCCAACCAAAATGGGTCGCAAAATGAATTTAAGGAGAAAATTCCTGGCTTTTATCGAAGATTTAACCGGTAAACGACTGTTCGAATACCGCAATTATGTAATTGTAAAAAGAAGCTAA
- a CDS encoding glycosyltransferase: MSESPKISALAIIRNEEDNIRAYLRNMAFADEIIVVDSYSSDTTLDIIRSEFPQVRIVQRPFDDFSRQRNFAIDLATNDWVTFFDADERVTENGIRELLELVASHPEEVAFWVKRAFYYAEKPMFYGGQNQDRAIRLFRKSKCRYSHKLVHEQLIVDGKTGILKEIIHHYSFKNKADFLGKRLQYSQLRAQELYQKNTKPTAFHFYIKPAFRFFKHYIIEFGFLNGSQGVSLAKIMSQHVYMRYVYLQQLHRNKNPNNESLTIGYEAKRVFHNQTGLGNYSRDLVRIMNRFFPENNYLLYNPKPAKKQLFTSDSDTIIEKRPTSWFNRKFYNIWRQRTIISDLKKDGVQLFHGLSGELPSGLQKAGIKSTVTIHDLIFMRYPEFYSFFDRKIHFYKFKKAAQSADTVIAISEQTKKDIVQYLKIPESKIEVIYQGCQQVFKEIYTDQEKKAVIEKYKLPEQFVLNVGTIETRKNVLAAVKAIRNIDTKLVIIGGETAYTQTVKNYIREHQMDDKVLFLKGLSSRELAMVYQLATVFIYPSLFEGFGIPIIEALYSKTPVITTNSGVFPEAGGPDSLYVDPNDTADIQSKIELLLRDPNLRVEITEKGYMFVQKFNDDVIANRIMTLYKSL, translated from the coding sequence ATGAGCGAAAGTCCAAAAATATCGGCTTTAGCCATCATCAGGAACGAGGAAGACAATATCCGGGCGTATCTCCGGAATATGGCTTTCGCGGACGAAATTATTGTAGTCGATTCGTATAGCAGTGATACCACACTGGATATTATCCGGAGTGAATTTCCACAGGTACGAATCGTACAACGCCCGTTTGACGATTTTTCCCGTCAGCGGAATTTTGCCATCGATTTGGCCACAAATGACTGGGTTACCTTTTTTGATGCCGACGAAAGGGTTACCGAAAATGGTATCCGGGAACTTCTGGAGCTCGTGGCTTCCCATCCGGAAGAAGTAGCTTTTTGGGTCAAACGCGCGTTTTATTATGCCGAAAAACCGATGTTTTATGGTGGACAAAATCAGGACAGAGCGATACGCCTGTTCCGAAAATCCAAATGCCGCTATTCCCATAAACTAGTACACGAACAACTTATTGTTGACGGTAAAACCGGAATTTTAAAGGAAATTATTCATCATTATTCGTTTAAAAATAAAGCCGATTTTCTAGGTAAACGGCTACAATATTCGCAATTACGGGCTCAGGAGTTGTATCAGAAAAATACAAAACCTACCGCTTTTCATTTTTATATAAAACCCGCCTTTCGTTTTTTTAAACATTATATAATCGAATTTGGATTCCTAAATGGATCACAAGGTGTATCTTTGGCAAAAATCATGTCACAACACGTCTATATGCGTTATGTGTATCTGCAACAACTACACCGGAATAAAAACCCGAATAACGAAAGCCTGACAATTGGTTATGAGGCGAAACGCGTTTTTCACAATCAGACCGGACTGGGTAATTACAGCCGGGATCTGGTTCGGATTATGAATCGTTTTTTTCCGGAAAACAACTATTTGCTGTACAATCCGAAACCCGCAAAGAAGCAACTTTTCACTTCGGATTCGGATACGATCATCGAAAAACGTCCGACCAGCTGGTTCAATCGGAAATTTTATAATATATGGCGCCAACGTACCATTATTTCCGATCTGAAAAAAGACGGTGTTCAATTATTCCACGGCCTTTCGGGCGAACTTCCTTCGGGATTACAAAAAGCCGGAATTAAAAGTACCGTAACGATTCACGATCTGATCTTTATGCGTTACCCGGAGTTTTATTCGTTCTTCGACCGGAAAATTCATTTTTATAAATTTAAAAAGGCTGCTCAAAGTGCCGATACGGTTATCGCGATCAGCGAACAAACCAAAAAAGATATTGTACAGTACCTGAAAATCCCGGAATCGAAAATCGAAGTGATTTACCAGGGATGCCAACAGGTATTTAAAGAAATCTATACCGATCAGGAAAAGAAAGCCGTTATCGAAAAATACAAGCTTCCGGAACAGTTTGTTTTAAATGTCGGTACGATTGAAACCCGTAAAAACGTACTGGCGGCGGTAAAAGCCATTCGGAATATCGATACGAAGCTTGTCATTATCGGAGGGGAAACGGCTTATACGCAAACGGTAAAAAATTATATCCGGGAACATCAAATGGACGACAAAGTTCTGTTTTTAAAAGGACTTAGCAGCCGCGAACTGGCGATGGTATACCAGTTGGCTACCGTTTTTATTTATCCGTCGTTGTTTGAAGGTTTCGGAATTCCGATTATTGAGGCCTTGTATTCCAAAACTCCGGTTATCACAACCAACTCCGGTGTTTTCCCGGAAGCCGGTGGCCCTGATAGTCTTTATGTCGATCCGAACGATACTGCCGACATACAGTCAAAAATTGAATTATTACTTCGTGATCCTAATTTAAGAGTCGAGATAACAGAAAAAGGTTATATGTTTGTACAGAAATTTAATGACGATGTTATCGCGAACAGGATTATGACCTTATATAAATCATTATAA